One window of the Manihot esculenta cultivar AM560-2 chromosome 14, M.esculenta_v8, whole genome shotgun sequence genome contains the following:
- the LOC110630952 gene encoding uncharacterized protein LOC110630952 isoform X1 codes for MAVDADVLSKSREACYKARDAFYACLEKESGKKPTEIGSVGLLYPLECKSWRAEFEKNCRASWVKHFDRLYCKNKRVERLLDDKDSRPGSLSLPQPYAFKPTNSSSIKWMLCRGNFGIKEPEIFVMFVAIG; via the exons ATGGCCGTGGACGCCGATGTCCTCTCTAAATCCAGAGAAGCTTGCTATAAA GCTCGTGATGCTTTTTACGCCTGCCTGGAGAAGGAATCCGGCAAGAAACCAACGGAAATTGGGTCGGTGGGACTTCTCTACCCATTGGAATGTAAAAGCTGGAGAGCGGAATTTGAGAAGAATTGTCGAGCTTCTTGG GTGAAGCATTTTGATCGGTTGTACTGCAAGAACAAGAGGGTGGAGAGGCTATTGGATGACAAAGACTCCAGGCCAGGCTCATTGTCGCTTCCACAGCCTTATGCATTCAAGCCCACCAACA GTTCTTCAATAAAATGGATGCTTTGCAGAGGAAATTTTGGAATCAAGGAACCAGAAATATTTGTCATGTTTGTTGCCATTGGATGA
- the LOC110630952 gene encoding uncharacterized protein LOC110630952 isoform X2 — protein sequence MAVDADVLSKSREACYKARDAFYACLEKESGKKPTEIGSVGLLYPLECKSWRAEFEKNCRASWVKHFDRLYCKNKRVERLLDDKDSRPGSLSLPQPYAFKPTNRLPGKPLVSLSLSNWTSYLNG from the exons ATGGCCGTGGACGCCGATGTCCTCTCTAAATCCAGAGAAGCTTGCTATAAA GCTCGTGATGCTTTTTACGCCTGCCTGGAGAAGGAATCCGGCAAGAAACCAACGGAAATTGGGTCGGTGGGACTTCTCTACCCATTGGAATGTAAAAGCTGGAGAGCGGAATTTGAGAAGAATTGTCGAGCTTCTTGG GTGAAGCATTTTGATCGGTTGTACTGCAAGAACAAGAGGGTGGAGAGGCTATTGGATGACAAAGACTCCAGGCCAGGCTCATTGTCGCTTCCACAGCCTTATGCATTCAAGCCCACCAACA GGCTTCCAGGCAAGCCGTTGGTGAGTCTGAGTCTGTCCAATTGGACAAGCTATCTAAACGGATGA
- the LOC110630952 gene encoding cytochrome c oxidase assembly factor 6 isoform X3: MAVDADVLSKSREACYKARDAFYACLEKESGKKPTEIGSVGLLYPLECKSWRAEFEKNCRASWVKHFDRLYCKNKRVERLLDDKDSRPGSLSLPQPYAFKPTNSLKNLQ; this comes from the exons ATGGCCGTGGACGCCGATGTCCTCTCTAAATCCAGAGAAGCTTGCTATAAA GCTCGTGATGCTTTTTACGCCTGCCTGGAGAAGGAATCCGGCAAGAAACCAACGGAAATTGGGTCGGTGGGACTTCTCTACCCATTGGAATGTAAAAGCTGGAGAGCGGAATTTGAGAAGAATTGTCGAGCTTCTTGG GTGAAGCATTTTGATCGGTTGTACTGCAAGAACAAGAGGGTGGAGAGGCTATTGGATGACAAAGACTCCAGGCCAGGCTCATTGTCGCTTCCACAGCCTTATGCATTCAAGCCCACCAACA GCTTAAAGAACCTGCAGTAA
- the LOC110599829 gene encoding CBL-interacting serine/threonine-protein kinase 6, whose translation MAERSRDGHPTVLHGRYELGRMLGHGTFAKVYHARNLQTGKSVAMKVVGKDKVIKVGMMEQIKREISVMKMVEHPNIVELHEVMASKSKIYFSMELVRGGELFAKIAKGRLREDVARVYFQQLISAIGFCHSRGVYHRDLKPENLLLDEDGNLKVTDFGLSAFTDHLKQDGLLHTTCGTPAYVAPEVIGKKGYDGAKADLWSCGVILYVLLAGFLPFQDDNIVAMYRKIYRGDFKCPPWFSPEARRLITKLLDPNPSSRITISKIMDSSWFKKSVPKTVRTKEEMEFDAFNGEEDGNNGGKSKQPETLNAFHIISLSEGFDLSPLFEEKKRDEEEELRFATTRPASSVISRLEEVAKAGKFSVKKSETKVRMQGQESGRKGKLGIAAEIFAVTPSFLVVEVKKDNGDTLEYKQFCSKELRPALKDLVWTSPAGTSTIA comes from the coding sequence ATGGCAGAAAGGAGCAGAGATGGTCACCCGACTGTGCTCCATGGGAGATACGAGCTCGGCCGGATGCTCGGACATGGCACCTTCGCTAAGGTATACCACGCTCGGAATTTGCAGACGGGAAAGAGCGTGGCGATGAAGGTGGTCGGCAAAGACAAGGTCATAAAGGTCGGTATGATGGAGCAAATCAAGAGGGAAATCTCTGTTATGAAGATGGTGGAGCATCCGAATATCGTCGAGCTTCACGAGGTCATGGCGAGTAAATCTAAGATCTATTTCTCCATGGAACTTGTTCGAGGCGGTGAGTTGTTTGCTAAGATTGCTAAGGGTCGGTTGAGGGAGGACGTTGCTAGAGTTTACTTCCAGCAGTTGATATCAGCCATCGGTTTTTGTCATAGTCGCGGTGTTTACCACCGTGATTTGAAGCCGGAAAATCTTCTTCTCGATGAAGATGGCAACTTGAAGGTTACTGATTTCGGGCTCAGTGCTTTCACTGATCACTTGAAGCAAGATGGTTTGTTACACACTACCTGCGGCACACCAGCGTATGTTGCACCGGAGGTTATCGGGAAGAAAGGGTACGACGGAGCTAAAGCAGATCTCTGGTCCTGTGGTGTTATTCTATATGTTCTTCTCGCTGGATTCTTGCCATTTCAGGATGATAATATCGTTGCTATGTATAGAAAAATCTACAGAGGTGACTTCAAATGTCCACCGTGGTTCTCCCCTGAAGCTCGCAGACTAATCACAAAGCTTCTCGATCCAAATCCAAGCAGTCGAATTACAATAAGCAAGATAATGGATTCCTCGTGGTTCAAAAAATCAGTACCCAAAACAGTAAGAACTAAAGAGGAAATGGAATTTGATGCCTTCAACGGAGAAGAAGATGGCAACAACGGAGGCAAATCAAAGCAACCGGAAACGCTTAATGCATTTCACATAATATCTTTATCAGAAGGGTTTGATTTATCGCCACTCTTCGAAGAGAAGAAGAGGGACGAGGAGGAGGAGCTGAGGTTCGCCACAACAAGGCCGGCGAGCAGCGTGATTTCAAGACTAGAGGAGGTGGCCAAGGCAGGGAAATTCAGCGTGAAGAAGAGCGAAACAAAAGTGAGGATGCAAGGACAGGAGAGTGGAAGGAAAGGGAAATTGGGCATAGCAGCAGAGATATTCGCAGTAACGCCGTCGTTTTTGGTGGTGGAGGTAAAGAAGGATAACGGTGACACACTAGAGTATAAACAATTCTGTAGCAAAGAGCTGAGACCGGCACTCAAGGACCTAGTGTGGACGTCTCCCGCCGGCACTTCTACGATTGCCTGA